Proteins from a genomic interval of Scomber scombrus chromosome 11, fScoSco1.1, whole genome shotgun sequence:
- the grk7a gene encoding rhodopsin kinase grk7a, with translation MCDMGGLDNLVANTAYLKAQGGDDKEMKKRRRSLSLPKPEQCASVRTSIDKDFTSLCERQPAGKKFFRDFLANNAEFKLAADFLDELYDWDLAEGAPKDKARTNIISKFCKADSKNFLSFLTGEASDKCKAVTDATFDEVMKGKVQEGVREFLKAKPFSDYQASPFFDKFLQWKEYEKQPISDKYFYEFRTLGKGGFGEVCAVQVKNTGQMYACKKLCKKRLKKKGGEKMALLEKKILEKVNSLFLVNLAYAYDTKTHLCLVMTLMNGGDLKYHIYNIGYDGKGADQGIEMKRIIHYTAQITTGILHLHEMDIVYRDMKPENVLLDSFGQCRLSDLGLAIEVVPGKTVTQMAGTGAYMAPELLTKTPYRSSVDWWALGCSIYEMVAGYTPFKGPESKKEKVEKEEVQRRIQNEEPKWEHKCFDAPTKDIIQGFLKKKIEERLGMKNDLEDPRKHEWFKTINFPRLEAGLVDPPWVPKPNVVYARDTGDIAEFSEIKGIEFDAKDDKFFKEFSTGAVSIPWQQEMMDTGLFEELNDPNRKEGGGDPDDDKKSGTCTLL, from the exons ATGTGTGACATGGGGGGATTGGATAACCTGGTGGCCAACACGGCCTACCTAAAAGCCCAGGGTGGTGATGACAAGGAAATGAAAAAGCGCCGTCGCAGCTTGTCTCTTCCCAAGCCTGAGCAATGTGCTTCAGTACGTACCTCCATTGACAAGGACTTTACATCACTTTGTGAAAGGCAGCCTGCTGGCAAAAAGTTTTTCCGAGATTTCCTGGCAAATAATGCTGAGTTTAAGCTTGCTGCCGATTTCTTGGATGAGCTTTATGATTGGGATCTTGCTGAAGGTGCACCAAAAGACAAGGCACGCACGAATATCATCAGCAAGTTTTGCAAAGCTGACTCCAAGAACTTCCTGTCCTTTCTTACTGGCGAGGCTTCTGACAAATGCAAGGCTGTGACAGATGCAACTTTTGATGAGGTGATGAAAGGCAAAGTCCAGGAAGGTGTGAGAGAATTTCTGAAAGCCAAACCCTTCTCAGATTACCAGGCCAGCCCATTCTTTGATAAATTTCTCCAGTGGAAAGAGTATGAGAAGCAGCCCATCAGTGATAAATACTTCTATGAGTTCAGAACTCTGGGAAAGGGAGGCTTCGGAGAG GTGTGCGCAGTTCAGGTGAAGAACACAGGCCAGATGTATGCCTGCAAGAAGCTGTGTAAAAAGCGACTGAAGAAGAAGGGTGGTGAGAAGATGGCCCTGTTGGAGAAGAAGATCTTGGAGAAAGTTAACAGCCTGTTTCTGGTCAACTTGGCTTACGCTTATGACACCAAGACCCACCTGTGCCTTGTTATGACCCTGATGAATGGAGGAGACCTCAAGTACCACATTTACAACATTGGCTATGATGGCAAGGGTGCAGACCAGGGCATTGAGATGAAGCGCATTATCCACTACACAGCACAAATCACCACTGGCATTCTGCATCTGCATGAAATGGATATCGTATACCGTGACATGAAACCAGAGAATGTGTTGCTGGACAGCTTTGGCCAGTGCCGACTTTCAGATTTGGGTCTGGCCATAGAGGTTGTTCCAGGGAAGACTGTCACCCAGATG GCTGGTACTGGAGCGTACATGGCCCCAGAGCTCCTGACCAAAACTCCATACAGGTCATCAGTGGACTGGTGGGCCCTGGGCTGCAGTATCTATGAGATGGTAGCTGGCTATACGCCTTTCAAAGGCCCTGAGAGCAAGAAGGAgaaggtggagaaggaggaggtacAGCGCCGCATTCAAAATGAGGAACCCAAGTGGGAGCACAAGTGCTTTGATGCTCCCACCAAGGACATCATCCAGGGGTTCCTCAAGAAGAAAATAGAAGAGCGCCTGGGCATGAA GAACGACTTGGAGGATCCAAGGAAGCATGAGTGGTTCAAGACCATCAATTTCCCCCGTCTGGAGGCTGGGTTGGTGGATCCTCCATGGGTACCCAAGCCCAACGTTGTCTATGCCAGGGACACGGGCGACATTGCAGAGTTCTCTGAGATCAAGGGCATTGAGTTTGATGCCAAGGATGATAAATTCTTCAAGGAGTTTAGCACTGGTGCTGTGTCCATTCCATGGCAACAGGAGATGATGGACACAGGACTGTTTGAAGAGCTCAATGATCCCaacaggaaagagggaggaggagatccTGATGACGACAAGAAGTCTGGCACGTGTACATTGCTGTGA
- the fbxo36b gene encoding LOW QUALITY PROTEIN: F-box only protein 36b (The sequence of the model RefSeq protein was modified relative to this genomic sequence to represent the inferred CDS: inserted 1 base in 1 codon): protein MASLLTDPLFEISGGGPSPNKNFYHFSVTKSDVIWRWWKISLRTVDRNSKPGELRESHQDFLDDNWLQSEVSMVFGRRILQYTKGLCQGHYDYLEHLSDSLLLRIINYLELEDVGQLGRTSRRFRQLCGSEEFWEQALRRRCNTVSAEVSSLALEMGWRRIFFTSKLQXAEDDQPQEAKD, encoded by the exons ATGGCGTCGCTTTTAACAGACCCGTTGTTTGAAATCTCTGGAGGAGGTCCTTCACCAAATAAGaacttttatcatttttctgTGACCAAGTCAGAC GTGATCTGGAGATGGTGGAAGATCTCTCTGAGGACTGTAGACAGAAACTCAAAGCCAGGGGAGCTGAGAGAGTCTCACCAGGACTTCTTGGATGACAACTGGTTGCAGA GTGAGGTCAGTATGGTTTTTGGTCGTCGAATCTTGCAGTACACCAAGGGATTGTGCCAAGGCCATTATGATTATCTGGAGCATCTGTCCGACTCCTTACTTCTGCGGATAATAAATTATCTGGAGCTAGAGGATGTAGGTCAGCTTGGACGAACTTCACGCAGGTTCAGGCAG CTATGTGGGTCAGAGGAGTTTTGGGAGCAGGCACTGCGGCGGCGCTGCAACACAGTTTCAGCTGAGGTTTCCTCTCTGGCACTCGAGATGGGCTGGCGCAGAATCTTCTTCACCAGcaagctgc ctgcagaaGATGATCAGCCGCAGGAGGCTAAGGACTGA